Proteins encoded in a region of the Pseudomonas denitrificans (nom. rej.) genome:
- a CDS encoding GNAT family N-acetyltransferase, with protein MPLLYRLAARADLAALVALEEGTFHEDRLSARSFRQMIAAPSAELIVAQEGNELLGYALQLFRRGTKVARLYSLATSQQARGRGLGSGLLEQAERSAARHGCRALRLEVRVDNCVAIGLYERRGYRRFGRIANFYEDGADAWRYEKPLI; from the coding sequence ATGCCGCTGTTATATCGCCTTGCCGCCCGTGCCGATTTAGCGGCTCTTGTGGCGTTGGAGGAAGGCACTTTTCACGAGGACCGTCTGAGTGCGCGCAGCTTTCGCCAGATGATCGCCGCACCGAGTGCCGAGCTGATCGTGGCGCAGGAGGGCAACGAGTTGCTCGGTTACGCCTTGCAGCTGTTTCGCCGGGGCACGAAGGTGGCGCGCCTGTATTCGCTGGCGACCTCGCAGCAGGCTCGCGGCAGGGGACTGGGCAGCGGATTGCTGGAACAGGCGGAGCGTAGTGCCGCGCGGCACGGTTGCAGGGCGTTGCGGCTCGAGGTGCGCGTCGATAACTGCGTCGCCATTGGCCTCTATGAGCGGCGTGGCTATCGCCGCTTCGGCCGGATCGCCAATTTCTACGAAGACGGCGCCGATGCCTGGCGGTACGAGAAACCGCTGATCTGA
- a CDS encoding YeeE/YedE family protein → MIDWAHFTPWSALAGGALIGLSAGLYAALDGRVAGMSGLLGGLFKSAGWKGEGLFFLLGILAAPLLWLALRPLPEIRFEAGWMTLVVAGLLVGVGSRFGSGCTSGHGVCGLSRLSGRSLVATLCFMGTGFATVFVVRHLLGSGA, encoded by the coding sequence ATGATCGACTGGGCTCATTTCACGCCGTGGAGCGCCCTGGCCGGCGGCGCGCTGATCGGTCTTTCGGCCGGGCTGTATGCCGCGCTCGATGGCCGTGTCGCCGGCATGAGCGGCCTGCTCGGCGGGTTGTTCAAGAGCGCCGGCTGGAAGGGCGAAGGGCTGTTCTTCCTGCTCGGAATACTGGCTGCGCCGCTGTTGTGGCTGGCGCTGCGCCCGCTGCCGGAGATTCGCTTCGAGGCCGGCTGGATGACGCTGGTGGTGGCGGGCCTGCTGGTCGGTGTCGGCAGCCGGTTTGGTTCCGGCTGCACCAGTGGGCATGGCGTCTGCGGTTTGTCGCGGCTCTCCGGTCGCTCGCTGGTGGCGACGCTGTGCTTCATGGGCACCGGCTTTGCCACCGTGTTTGTCGTGCGTCATCTGCTGGGGAGTGGAGCATGA
- the aceF gene encoding dihydrolipoyllysine-residue acetyltransferase: MSETIRVPDIGNGQGEVIELLVKVGDRIEADQSLLTLESDKASMEIPAPKAGVVKAIKVKVGDTLKEGDEILELEAEGGAAEAKAEEPAQPAAEAPQPAAAPAPQPAPSGGGVETIKVPDIGNGQGEIIELMVKVGDRIEADQSLLTLESDKASMEIPAPKAGVVKAIKVKIGDTLKEGDDILELETEGGAATTSTPAAAAPASAPAPAKEEKPTPAPTTSGGVESIRVPDIGNGQGNVIELMVKVGDRIEADQSLLTLESDKASMEIPAPKAGVVKAIKVKIGDTLKEGDEILDLEVAGAAAAPAAAAEKPAAAPAAKAEPPKAPDVAPVGAPSRDGTKVHAGPAVRMVAREFGVELAQVTGSGPKGRILKEDVQAFVKEQLQRSKSGAAAGATGGAGIPPIPEIDFSKFGETEEVAMTRLMQVGASNLHRSWLNVPHVTQFESADITEAEAFRIAQKAAAEKAGTKLTILPILLKACAHLLRELPDFNSSLAPSGKALIRKKYVHIGFAVDTPDGLLVPVIRDVDRKGLLQLALEAAELAEKARTKKLSADAMQGACFTISSLGHIGGTGFTPIVNAPEVAILGVSKAAIQPVWDGNVFQPRLMLPLSLSYDHRVINGAAAARFTRRLGEVLGDIRSLLL; this comes from the coding sequence ATGAGCGAGACCATTCGCGTACCCGACATCGGCAACGGCCAGGGTGAAGTCATCGAACTGCTGGTCAAGGTCGGCGACCGCATCGAAGCCGACCAGAGCCTGCTGACGCTGGAGTCCGACAAGGCCAGCATGGAGATTCCCGCGCCGAAAGCGGGCGTGGTGAAGGCGATCAAGGTGAAGGTCGGCGACACCCTCAAGGAAGGCGATGAAATCCTCGAACTGGAAGCCGAAGGCGGCGCCGCCGAAGCCAAGGCCGAGGAACCGGCCCAACCTGCCGCCGAGGCCCCCCAGCCCGCCGCCGCGCCGGCGCCTCAACCTGCGCCTTCCGGCGGCGGCGTGGAAACCATCAAGGTGCCGGACATCGGCAATGGCCAGGGCGAGATCATCGAACTGATGGTCAAGGTCGGTGACCGCATCGAGGCCGACCAGAGCCTGCTGACGCTGGAGTCCGACAAGGCCAGCATGGAGATTCCCGCGCCGAAAGCGGGCGTGGTGAAGGCGATCAAGGTGAAGATCGGCGACACCCTCAAGGAAGGCGACGACATCCTCGAACTGGAAACCGAGGGCGGCGCTGCTACGACCAGCACGCCGGCCGCGGCGGCGCCCGCCTCTGCTCCGGCTCCGGCGAAGGAAGAAAAGCCAACGCCCGCTCCGACTACCAGTGGCGGCGTGGAGAGCATCCGCGTGCCCGATATCGGCAACGGCCAGGGCAACGTCATCGAACTGATGGTCAAGGTGGGTGACCGCATCGAGGCCGACCAGAGCCTGCTGACGCTGGAATCCGACAAGGCCAGCATGGAGATTCCGGCGCCGAAAGCGGGCGTGGTGAAGGCGATCAAGGTGAAGATCGGCGACACCCTCAAGGAAGGCGACGAGATACTCGACCTGGAAGTGGCGGGCGCAGCGGCGGCTCCCGCAGCCGCCGCAGAAAAACCAGCCGCTGCGCCAGCGGCGAAAGCCGAGCCGCCCAAGGCGCCGGACGTCGCCCCGGTGGGCGCGCCCAGCCGCGACGGCACCAAGGTGCATGCGGGCCCCGCCGTGCGCATGGTCGCCCGCGAGTTCGGTGTCGAGCTGGCGCAAGTCACCGGCAGCGGGCCCAAGGGCCGCATCCTCAAGGAAGACGTGCAGGCGTTCGTGAAAGAGCAGCTGCAACGCAGCAAGTCCGGTGCGGCTGCAGGAGCAACCGGTGGCGCAGGCATCCCGCCGATCCCGGAGATCGACTTCAGCAAGTTCGGCGAAACCGAGGAAGTGGCGATGACCCGCCTGATGCAGGTCGGCGCCAGCAACCTGCACCGCAGCTGGCTGAACGTGCCCCACGTGACGCAGTTCGAGTCCGCCGACATCACCGAGGCGGAGGCCTTCCGCATCGCGCAGAAGGCGGCGGCGGAAAAGGCCGGTACCAAGTTGACCATCCTGCCGATCCTGCTCAAGGCCTGCGCCCACCTGCTGCGCGAGCTGCCGGACTTCAACAGCTCGCTCGCCCCCAGTGGCAAGGCGTTGATCCGCAAGAAGTACGTGCACATCGGCTTTGCCGTGGACACGCCGGACGGCCTGCTGGTGCCGGTTATCCGCGACGTCGACCGGAAGGGGCTGCTGCAGCTTGCGCTGGAGGCCGCCGAGCTGGCGGAGAAAGCGCGGACGAAGAAGCTATCCGCCGACGCCATGCAGGGCGCCTGCTTCACCATCTCCAGCCTCGGGCACATCGGCGGTACCGGCTTCACCCCCATCGTCAACGCGCCGGAAGTGGCGATCCTCGGTGTGAGCAAGGCAGCCATCCAGCCGGTGTGGGACGGCAACGTCTTCCAGCCCCGGCTGATGCTGCCGCTGTCGCTGTCCTACGACCACCGGGTAATCAACGGGGCTGCGGCAGCGCGATTCACCCGGCGACTGGGGGAAGTGCTGGGGGATATTCGAAGCTTGTTGCTGTAA
- a CDS encoding glutamine synthetase family protein, whose product MNFASVQEAQYFLAQNPDIEMVELFILDANGVPRGKLLHREELLAVYQSGRPLPSTILGLTVHGEDVEDSGLVWDVGDIDCRAYPLQGSLVRLPWRQIPTAAVQVSMHPEQGKPADIADPRHVLIHVIDGLKAAGYHPVMACELEFYLLDAKRDAHGRPQPALDADGGRPRATQVYGLRELEQIEPFLADLYAACKAQGIPARTAISEYAPGQVEITLEHGDALVAMDQAVRYKRLVKGVAHKHGMQACFMAKPFDDLAGTGMHMHVSLADAEGNNLFASEDPAGTPLLRQSVGGMLKSLLDSLLLFCPNANSYRRFQANSYAPLAPTWGCDNRTVSLRVPGGPANTRHVEHRICGADANPYLAAAAILAGIHRGIREEIDPGAPVEGNGYAQAKELLPTDWLTSLRALERSSWARDALGHEFLGVYLKVKQAEYRQFMGEVGEQDWRWYLTQA is encoded by the coding sequence ATGAATTTCGCCTCCGTGCAAGAAGCCCAGTATTTCCTGGCCCAGAACCCCGATATCGAGATGGTCGAACTGTTCATCCTCGACGCCAACGGCGTGCCGCGCGGCAAGCTGCTGCACCGCGAGGAGCTGCTCGCCGTGTACCAGTCCGGCCGTCCGCTGCCCAGCACCATCCTCGGCCTCACCGTGCATGGCGAGGATGTGGAGGATTCCGGGCTGGTCTGGGACGTCGGCGATATCGACTGCCGTGCCTACCCGCTGCAAGGCAGCCTGGTGCGCCTGCCCTGGCGGCAGATTCCCACGGCGGCGGTACAGGTCAGCATGCACCCCGAACAAGGCAAGCCGGCGGACATTGCCGACCCGCGCCATGTACTGATCCACGTGATCGACGGCCTCAAGGCCGCCGGCTACCACCCGGTGATGGCCTGCGAGCTGGAGTTCTACCTGCTGGACGCCAAGCGCGACGCCCATGGCCGCCCGCAACCAGCGCTGGACGCCGACGGTGGCCGCCCGCGTGCCACTCAGGTCTACGGCCTGCGCGAGCTGGAGCAGATCGAACCCTTCCTCGCCGACCTTTATGCCGCGTGCAAGGCCCAGGGCATTCCGGCGCGCACGGCCATCTCCGAGTACGCACCGGGCCAGGTGGAAATCACCCTGGAGCACGGCGATGCGCTGGTCGCCATGGACCAGGCCGTGCGCTACAAGCGCCTGGTGAAGGGCGTGGCGCACAAGCACGGCATGCAGGCGTGTTTCATGGCCAAGCCGTTCGACGACCTGGCCGGCACCGGCATGCACATGCACGTTTCCCTGGCCGACGCCGAGGGCAACAACCTCTTCGCCAGTGAAGATCCGGCGGGCACCCCGCTGCTGCGCCAGTCCGTGGGCGGCATGCTGAAAAGTCTGCTCGACTCGCTGCTGCTGTTCTGCCCCAACGCCAACTCCTACCGCCGCTTCCAGGCCAACAGCTACGCACCGCTGGCGCCGACCTGGGGCTGTGACAACCGCACCGTGAGCCTGCGCGTACCTGGCGGCCCGGCCAATACCCGCCATGTGGAGCACCGCATCTGCGGCGCCGACGCCAACCCGTACCTGGCCGCCGCAGCCATCCTCGCCGGCATCCATCGCGGCATCCGCGAGGAGATCGACCCGGGCGCACCGGTGGAAGGCAACGGCTACGCCCAGGCCAAGGAACTGCTGCCCACCGACTGGCTGACCTCGCTGCGCGCGCTGGAGCGCTCCAGCTGGGCGCGCGATGCGCTGGGCCACGAATTCCTCGGCGTCTACCTGAAGGTCAAGCAGGCCGAGTACCGCCAGTTCATGGGCGAGGTCGGCGAGCAGGACTGGCGCTGGTATCTGACGCAGGCGTGA
- a CDS encoding MBL fold metallo-hydrolase: MSATIQHFFDPATSTYSYVVADHSTGRCAIIDPVLDYDAAAGRVGNAGARQILEYVREQALTVEWLLETHLHADHLSAAAWLKGELGGRLAIGSSIAQVQRTFAGLFNLDEDFPCDGSQFDHLFEDGECFSIGELQAQALHTPGHTPACMTYLVGDAAFVGDTLFMPDYGTARCDFPGGDARQLYRSIQRLFALPDQTRLFLCHDYLTANRDHHEFETSVARQRQDNVHVHEGVSEDAFVSMRQQRDAGLHAPALIWPSIQVNMRAGELPEAEANGVRYLRIPLDRL; encoded by the coding sequence ATGAGCGCTACCATCCAGCACTTCTTCGATCCCGCCACATCCACCTACAGCTATGTGGTGGCGGATCACAGCACCGGGCGCTGCGCCATCATCGACCCGGTACTGGACTACGATGCCGCCGCCGGCCGCGTTGGCAACGCCGGCGCCCGCCAGATACTCGAGTACGTTCGCGAGCAGGCGCTGACGGTGGAGTGGCTGCTGGAAACCCATCTGCATGCCGATCACCTGTCCGCCGCCGCCTGGCTCAAGGGCGAACTGGGCGGCCGGCTGGCCATCGGATCGAGCATCGCCCAGGTTCAGCGCACCTTCGCCGGCCTGTTCAACCTGGATGAAGATTTCCCCTGCGACGGCAGCCAGTTCGACCATCTGTTCGAAGATGGCGAGTGCTTCAGCATCGGCGAACTGCAGGCCCAGGCACTGCACACGCCTGGCCACACGCCGGCCTGCATGACCTACCTGGTTGGCGATGCGGCGTTCGTGGGTGACACCCTGTTCATGCCCGACTACGGCACTGCCCGGTGCGACTTTCCCGGCGGCGATGCACGGCAGTTGTACCGCTCGATCCAGCGACTGTTCGCCTTGCCGGACCAGACGCGGCTATTCCTGTGCCACGACTACCTGACTGCCAATCGCGATCACCATGAGTTCGAAACCAGCGTGGCGCGGCAACGCCAGGACAACGTGCACGTGCATGAGGGGGTTAGCGAGGACGCCTTCGTCAGCATGCGCCAGCAGCGCGATGCAGGGCTGCATGCGCCGGCGCTGATCTGGCCGTCGATCCAGGTGAACATGCGTGCGGGCGAGCTGCCGGAGGCGGAAGCCAACGGCGTGCGTTACCTGCGAATTCCGCTGGACCGCCTGTGA
- a CDS encoding NAD(P)/FAD-dependent oxidoreductase yields the protein MNAALNPATPAPERAKSYYSASLNEETSYPTLQGEVNVDIAIIGGGFTGVATAVELAERGYKVAIVETNKVGWGASGRNGGQVTGSLSGDSAMEKQMRQWLGDDVDDFIWHLRWRGHEIIKSRVEKYGIQCDLKFGHLHAAMKQSHMDELKATFDDAKRRGMGDEISLLDGAGVRAHLESDLYCGAIKNTRNMHLHPLNLCIGEAKAAASLGTLIFEHSEVLDIIHGPRPAVVTSGGRINAAQVMLAGDVYHKLERKQLKGMIFPAMGGIVTTRPLGELAKRINPQDLAVYDCRFVLDYYRMTGDGRLLFGGGANYSGRDSRDIAGELRPCIERTFPALKGVDIEFQWSCAMGIVMNRIPQLGKLSENVWYCQGYSGHGVATTHIMGEIMATAMTGDLEKFDTFAQCKHIRVPMGDVFGNPMLAAGMWYYQMMEKLR from the coding sequence ATGAACGCTGCACTGAACCCCGCCACTCCCGCCCCCGAGCGCGCGAAGTCCTACTACTCCGCGAGCCTCAACGAAGAGACCAGCTACCCCACGCTGCAGGGCGAGGTGAACGTCGACATCGCCATCATCGGCGGCGGCTTCACCGGCGTCGCCACCGCCGTGGAGCTGGCCGAGCGCGGCTACAAGGTCGCCATCGTCGAGACCAACAAGGTCGGCTGGGGCGCCAGCGGGCGCAACGGCGGGCAGGTCACCGGCAGCCTCTCGGGCGACTCCGCCATGGAGAAGCAGATGCGCCAATGGCTGGGCGACGACGTCGACGACTTCATCTGGCACCTGCGCTGGCGCGGCCACGAGATCATCAAGAGCCGCGTGGAGAAGTACGGCATCCAGTGCGACCTGAAGTTCGGCCACCTGCACGCGGCGATGAAGCAGTCGCACATGGACGAACTGAAGGCCACCTTCGACGACGCCAAGCGTCGCGGCATGGGCGACGAGATCAGCCTGCTGGACGGCGCCGGCGTGCGCGCGCATCTGGAAAGCGACCTGTACTGCGGTGCCATCAAGAACACCCGCAACATGCACCTGCACCCGCTCAACCTGTGCATCGGCGAAGCCAAGGCCGCCGCCAGCCTGGGCACACTGATCTTCGAGCACTCCGAAGTGCTGGATATCATCCACGGCCCGCGTCCGGCAGTGGTCACCTCCGGCGGACGGATCAACGCAGCCCAGGTGATGCTGGCCGGCGACGTCTACCACAAGCTGGAGCGCAAGCAGCTCAAGGGCATGATCTTCCCGGCCATGGGCGGCATCGTCACCACCAGGCCGCTGGGCGAGCTGGCCAAGCGCATCAATCCGCAGGACCTGGCGGTCTACGACTGCCGCTTCGTGCTCGACTACTACCGCATGACCGGCGACGGCCGCCTGCTGTTCGGCGGCGGCGCCAATTACTCCGGCCGCGACTCGCGCGACATCGCCGGCGAGCTGCGCCCGTGCATCGAGCGCACCTTCCCGGCACTCAAGGGCGTGGACATCGAGTTCCAGTGGAGCTGCGCCATGGGCATCGTGATGAACCGCATCCCGCAGCTGGGCAAGCTGTCGGAGAACGTCTGGTACTGCCAGGGCTACTCCGGCCACGGCGTGGCGACGACCCACATCATGGGCGAGATCATGGCCACGGCGATGACCGGCGACCTGGAGAAGTTCGACACCTTCGCCCAGTGCAAGCACATCCGCGTGCCCATGGGCGACGTGTTCGGCAACCCGATGCTGGCCGCGGGCATGTGGTACTACCAGATGATGGAGAAGCTGCGCTGA
- a CDS encoding MoaD/ThiS family protein, with protein sequence MCRIVFAPSIQRHVPIEERELPAVNLAGALEAVFVEAPKLRGYLLDDQGGLRRHLTIFIDGLRLRDRARLSDALAADSEVYVVQALSGG encoded by the coding sequence ATGTGCCGCATCGTTTTCGCCCCATCGATCCAGCGTCACGTTCCCATCGAAGAGCGCGAGTTGCCGGCGGTGAACCTCGCTGGTGCGCTGGAAGCGGTATTTGTCGAAGCACCGAAATTGCGCGGCTACCTGCTCGACGACCAGGGCGGGTTGCGCCGGCACCTGACGATCTTCATCGACGGCCTGCGCCTGCGTGACCGCGCCCGCCTTAGCGATGCGCTGGCAGCGGACAGCGAGGTCTACGTGGTCCAGGCCCTGAGCGGCGGTTGA
- a CDS encoding WD40/YVTN/BNR-like repeat-containing protein: MDDRLLVATRKGLFTFQRGADGWQETRRDFIGEPLSTVLADPRDETLYAALNLGHFGCKLWRQRAGEDWQEIAVPTYPPQPDPLPAPQEGEAPPAPWVLQQIWCLEIGGAAEPGVLWAGTIPGGLFRSSDGGDSWELNRPLWDRPERSHWMGGGYDWPGIHSVSVDPRDSQHLTIAVSCGGVWQSDDGGANWRLTTSGMYADYMPPELREEGAIQDPHRLVHCPAQPQRLWVQHHNGIFTSTDGGARWSDVQVKPSSFGFAVAVHPTRPDTAWFVPAVKDVCRIPVDARFVVTRTRDGGASFEVLDSGLPQGAAFDLVYRHGLAVDDDGVCLAMGSTTGGLWLSENGGDHWQCLSMNLPPIYCVRFG; the protein is encoded by the coding sequence ATGGATGATCGATTGCTGGTGGCGACCCGCAAGGGGCTGTTCACCTTCCAGCGTGGCGCGGACGGCTGGCAGGAAACCCGCCGGGACTTCATTGGCGAGCCGCTGAGCACGGTGCTCGCCGACCCGCGCGATGAAACCCTCTACGCCGCCCTCAACCTCGGCCACTTCGGCTGCAAGCTCTGGCGTCAGCGGGCGGGCGAGGACTGGCAGGAGATCGCCGTGCCGACCTACCCGCCGCAACCCGATCCGCTGCCCGCGCCCCAGGAGGGGGAAGCCCCGCCCGCGCCCTGGGTCCTGCAGCAGATCTGGTGCCTGGAGATTGGCGGCGCCGCCGAGCCCGGCGTGCTCTGGGCCGGGACCATACCCGGCGGCCTGTTCCGCAGCAGCGACGGTGGTGATAGCTGGGAGCTCAATCGCCCGCTCTGGGACCGCCCCGAACGCTCGCACTGGATGGGCGGCGGTTACGACTGGCCGGGCATCCACTCGGTCAGCGTCGACCCGCGCGACAGCCAGCACCTGACCATTGCCGTGTCCTGCGGTGGCGTCTGGCAGAGCGACGATGGCGGTGCCAATTGGCGCCTCACCACCAGCGGCATGTACGCCGACTACATGCCGCCGGAGCTGCGCGAGGAGGGCGCCATCCAGGACCCGCACCGCCTGGTGCACTGTCCCGCGCAGCCGCAGCGCCTGTGGGTGCAGCACCACAACGGCATCTTCACCTCCACCGATGGCGGCGCGCGCTGGAGCGACGTGCAGGTCAAGCCGTCGAGCTTCGGCTTCGCCGTCGCCGTCCACCCGACCCGGCCGGACACCGCCTGGTTCGTCCCCGCGGTGAAGGACGTCTGCCGGATTCCGGTGGATGCCCGTTTCGTCGTGACCCGCACCCGTGATGGCGGCGCCAGCTTCGAAGTGCTCGACAGCGGCCTGCCGCAGGGCGCGGCCTTCGACCTGGTGTACCGTCACGGCCTGGCGGTGGACGACGATGGCGTGTGCCTGGCCATGGGGTCCACCACCGGCGGACTGTGGCTGTCGGAGAACGGCGGCGATCACTGGCAATGCCTGTCGATGAACCTGCCGCCGATCTACTGCGTGCGCTTCGGCTGA
- a CDS encoding ArsR/SmtB family transcription factor: protein MTATTLEPADALRLHQSAESACQLLKALANTDRLMLLCQLAQGELNVGELEACTGITQPTLSQQLAVLRREELVETRRDGKQVYYRIASQQALAVIETLYRLFCAEQAR, encoded by the coding sequence ATGACCGCCACCACGCTCGAACCCGCCGACGCCCTGCGCCTGCACCAATCCGCTGAATCCGCCTGCCAGCTGCTCAAGGCGCTGGCCAACACCGACCGCCTGATGCTGCTCTGCCAGTTGGCCCAGGGCGAGCTGAACGTCGGCGAGCTGGAAGCCTGTACCGGCATCACCCAGCCTACCCTGTCGCAGCAACTGGCCGTGCTGCGCCGCGAGGAGCTGGTGGAGACCCGCCGCGATGGCAAGCAGGTCTACTACCGCATTGCCAGCCAGCAGGCACTGGCGGTGATCGAGACCTTGTACCGGCTGTTCTGCGCGGAGCAGGCGAGATGA
- a CDS encoding autotransporter outer membrane beta-barrel domain-containing protein, giving the protein MLCTGCDNDYDPDGFDLRKDQGYFTGKNVSDVLAGAMPGLPVRARSADGSVDDDYMSHIELKNGLMSHQNYRNYTTFMEAELAALQDLGYQIDRRDLFGYSVYGDNQTIYNQNGYFQRDPSGTRYLVGSYSQTLLGLGLHVYGSYNQIFQQADLLTRGAGAAGVRVDGEGNTLVVEPGTRIHADGQNGVGVLFAYGKNHEFVQRGDIEALGEGGVAAKFSFGQNLVGSLGEGSEYRGSYFQFKDSRVLPNPLPELMGALVNNVDISGRLAGRSAAILIENSALVNRINILAGAQLEGGIYSNYNTWNNVEWRYTELNFGLLNDGQGHALDQADPNFRMTYNGDIQGSNNLVLNLRGGQTSLGGEQELYAVNVSEGATLSGNSTYTINDNGAFTNRGTVAPGNSFGTLTVDGDYQQTDTGQLLAEVNDKGQHDTLKVNGNASLAGRLSVAPQRGWYSPQWSMSSRQLLTATSTSGAFDQVESLSPSPTLSLQATPQSNGAYLLRFERASDAYSQYATSQNGRAVGEALSRDVPANADSDTRKLYTTLDFSNPDGSTIARALEQLSPSAYSAMMASSLQREQQVADAISAREPGKLRDDEWQTFIQPFGGNSRQNSDHDTVGYTTDSYGVIFGAETAASSDGALIVGLHGAASKQNVSLKDPQRGSGDTSALELGVHARYAADPMAGSYLLGSARVGYESGELKRKIDFDDYSARNKADWTGTSASLVGGGGYRFQLNENVSLGPIATLTYTSLWRDGTHEKGADGSALKLESQQFDSLRSSVGLNSAMKFPLEGGRAIKAEGQVTWNHELLNTDLIQDATFASYQGSSFRSKNTVMDRDSMGVRGNVRYSLSENVDIGAGVASDLFRTGYNSVSGNLSLDWRF; this is encoded by the coding sequence GTGCTCTGCACGGGCTGCGACAACGACTACGATCCGGACGGCTTCGATCTCCGCAAGGACCAGGGCTACTTCACCGGGAAGAACGTCTCCGACGTCCTGGCCGGTGCCATGCCGGGCCTTCCGGTCCGCGCACGCTCCGCCGATGGCAGCGTCGATGACGACTACATGAGCCACATCGAGCTGAAGAACGGCCTGATGAGCCACCAGAATTACCGCAACTACACCACCTTCATGGAGGCGGAACTGGCGGCGTTGCAGGACCTGGGCTACCAGATCGACCGTCGCGACCTGTTCGGTTATTCGGTCTACGGCGATAACCAGACGATCTACAACCAGAATGGTTACTTCCAGCGCGACCCTTCCGGCACCCGCTATCTGGTGGGCAGTTACAGCCAGACCCTGCTCGGCCTGGGCCTGCACGTTTACGGCAGCTACAACCAGATCTTCCAGCAGGCCGATCTTCTGACCCGCGGCGCCGGTGCGGCGGGTGTTCGCGTCGACGGCGAAGGCAACACGCTGGTGGTCGAACCGGGCACGCGCATCCATGCTGACGGCCAGAACGGGGTAGGCGTCCTGTTCGCCTATGGCAAGAACCATGAGTTCGTCCAGCGCGGCGATATCGAGGCCCTGGGGGAAGGCGGTGTCGCCGCCAAGTTCAGCTTCGGCCAGAACCTGGTGGGCAGCCTCGGGGAAGGTTCGGAATATCGCGGCTCCTACTTCCAGTTCAAGGACAGCAGGGTGCTCCCCAATCCGTTGCCGGAGCTCATGGGCGCACTGGTCAACAACGTCGACATCAGCGGCCGCCTGGCGGGCAGGAGCGCCGCGATCCTCATCGAGAACTCGGCGCTGGTCAACCGGATCAACATTCTCGCCGGCGCCCAGCTGGAGGGCGGCATTTACTCGAATTACAACACCTGGAACAACGTCGAGTGGCGCTACACAGAACTGAACTTCGGTCTGCTGAACGACGGCCAGGGCCATGCCCTGGACCAGGCCGACCCGAACTTCCGCATGACCTACAACGGTGACATCCAGGGCAGCAACAACCTGGTGCTGAACCTGCGCGGCGGCCAGACCTCCCTCGGCGGCGAACAGGAGCTCTACGCCGTCAACGTGAGCGAAGGCGCAACCCTCTCCGGCAACAGCACCTACACGATCAATGACAACGGTGCCTTCACCAACCGTGGCACCGTGGCGCCGGGCAACTCCTTCGGCACCCTGACGGTGGACGGCGATTACCAGCAGACCGACACCGGTCAATTGCTGGCGGAGGTCAACGACAAGGGCCAGCACGACACCCTGAAGGTCAACGGCAACGCCAGCCTCGCTGGTCGCCTGAGCGTCGCGCCGCAGCGCGGCTGGTACTCGCCGCAATGGTCGATGAGCTCCCGCCAGTTGCTGACCGCCACCTCCACCAGCGGCGCCTTCGACCAGGTGGAAAGCCTGTCCCCATCGCCCACCCTGTCCCTGCAGGCGACCCCGCAGAGCAACGGCGCCTACCTGCTGCGCTTCGAGCGCGCCAGCGACGCCTACAGCCAGTACGCCACCAGCCAGAACGGCCGCGCCGTCGGCGAGGCCCTGAGCCGGGACGTCCCCGCCAACGCCGACAGCGATACCCGGAAGCTCTACACCACCCTGGACTTCTCCAACCCCGACGGCAGCACCATCGCCAGGGCGCTGGAGCAGCTCTCCCCGTCCGCCTACAGCGCCATGATGGCCAGTTCGCTGCAGCGCGAGCAGCAAGTGGCCGACGCCATCAGCGCCCGCGAACCGGGCAAGCTGCGTGACGATGAGTGGCAGACCTTCATCCAGCCCTTCGGCGGCAATTCCCGGCAGAACAGCGATCACGATACCGTGGGCTACACCACCGACAGCTACGGCGTGATCTTCGGTGCGGAAACCGCCGCCTCCAGCGACGGCGCGCTGATCGTCGGCCTGCACGGTGCTGCCAGCAAGCAGAACGTCAGCCTGAAAGACCCGCAGCGTGGCAGTGGCGACACCTCGGCGCTGGAGCTGGGTGTTCACGCCCGTTACGCCGCAGACCCGATGGCAGGCAGCTACCTGCTCGGCAGCGCCCGCGTCGGCTACGAGAGCGGTGAACTCAAGCGCAAGATCGACTTCGACGACTACTCCGCGCGCAACAAGGCCGACTGGACCGGCACCAGCGCGTCGCTGGTCGGCGGTGGCGGCTATCGCTTCCAGCTGAACGAGAACGTCAGCCTGGGTCCGATCGCCACCCTGACCTACACCAGCCTGTGGCGCGACGGCACCCACGAGAAAGGCGCCGATGGCTCGGCCCTGAAGTTGGAATCGCAGCAGTTCGACTCGCTGCGCTCCAGCGTCGGTCTGAACAGCGCGATGAAATTCCCGCTCGAAGGCGGCCGCGCCATCAAGGCCGAGGGCCAGGTCACCTGGAACCACGAGTTGCTGAACACCGACCTGATCCAGGACGCGACCTTCGCCAGCTACCAGGGCTCCTCGTTCCGCAGCAAGAACACCGTCATGGACCGCGACTCCATGGGCGTGCGCGGCAACGTCCGCTACTCGCTCAGCGAGAACGTCGACATCGGCGCCGGGGTTGCCAGTGATCTGTTCCGCACCGGCTACAACTCGGTGTCGGGCAACCTGTCGCTGGACTGGCGTTTCTGA